Within the Gaiellales bacterium genome, the region CCCCGGTCGAGTTCCCGAGCAAGGTCGGCGCGAAGAACACCGAGGGCATCTTCAGCTGCGGCGACTGGTTCCCGAACTCGAAGGCGCCCGGCAACCCGGCGTTCATCAAGGCCTACATCGCCAAGTACGGCGGCACCGCGGCCGACATCGACTCGGGCTCGGCGGAGGCCTACGCCGTGGGCGAGGTCGTCTCCGAGGTGGCGAAGAAGACCGGCAAGATCGACAATGCCACGATCATCAAGACGCTCCATTCCGGGACCTGGCCGACGGTCGAGGGGAACCTGTCGTGGGACAAGTACGGCGCGCCGAACGGCACCACCATGCTGACCGAGTGGATCGGCGGGAAGCTCCTGCCGGTATACCCGTCCGCGGTGGCCCTGCACGCGCCGGTCGTCCCGAAGCCGCCCTGGGGCGGTTGATGGATACCCAGGTCGTCTGAGGCGGTCGCTTGCACCTCGTCGTCCAGGCGATCATCCTCGGCCTCCTGACCGGCGGCGTGTACGCCCTGATGGCGAGCGGCCTCACCCTGGCGTTCGGCGTCATGCGCGTGATCAACGTCGCCCAGGGGGCGATGATCGTCGCCGGGGCGTACGTCAGCTACACCCTCTTCACCGACTTCAACATCGACCCGTTCGTCTCGATCGTGCTGATGGCGCCGGCCGCGTTCGCGGTCGGCGTCCTCCTCCAGCTGGTGTTCCTGCGGCCGCTGCGCTCGGACGAGCGCGAGGAGCTGTCCCTGCTGGTCACCTGGGCGATCGCGCTCGGGATCGAGGGCGTCCTGAGCGTGATCTACACGACCACCTACCGGGCCACCCTGCCGGGCTACGTGAACGACTCGCTCACCATCGCCGGCTACCGGATCGCGGTGGTGCGGCTGGTGGCGTTCGGCATCTCCGGCGCGATCCTGCTCCTCCTCTACCTCGTGCTCCACCGCACCCGGCTGGGGCGGTCGATCCGGGCGACCGTGCAGAACCCGACCGCGGCGCGGCTGCTCGGGGTCGACGCCGAGCGGGTGTCGGCCTACGGGTTCGGCCTGAGCGTCGCCACGGCGACCGCCGCGGGCGCGGTGTTCGGCATGGTCGAGCCCTTCAACCCGGGCAGCCACTACGACCTGATCTCCCGCCTGCTCACGATCGTCGTCCTCGGCGGCCTCGGCAGCCTCACGGGGGCCGTCGTCGCCGCGCTCCTGATGGGCGTCTCGGAGGCGGTGCTGGCGGCGACGATCTCGCCGACCTGGTCGTCGCTCGTGTTCTTCGTGATCCTGATCGCCGTCCTGGTGGTGCGGCCCCAGGGCCTCATGGGCGCCACGGAGCGGGGCCGGCTGTGAGGAAGCTGACCGTCCCCGGCCTGGCCCGCGGAATCGGGTTCACGGCGCTCTTCGTCGCGTTCCCGTTCGTCTTCACCGAGTCGTGGGTGGTGAACATCGGCATCTTCACCGTCATGTACGCGGCCCTGGCCACGGCGTGGAACGTGCTCGGCGGGTTCTCCGGCTACCTGTCGCTCGGCAACGCCGCCTTCTTCGGGATGGGCGCCTACGGCGAGGCCATCCTCTTCCAGCACATCTCGATCGGCGGTGGATATCGACCGTTTTGGGTGCTCCCCGTCATCGGGCTGGGCGTCGCCGTCGCCGCGCTCCCGGTCGCATGGGTGGCCGTGCGCACCCGGGCGGCGACGTTCGCGATCGTGACGATCTCGATGCTCTTCATCGCCCAGCAGCTCGCGTTCAACCTCCACTCGCTGACGAACGGGGCGCAGGGGCTCGTCATGCCGCTGCCGCCGTTCCCCAACACGACGTTCGAGCGGCCGTTCTACCTGGCGATGGTGGCGGTGTTCGCCCTCTCCGTGCTGCTGTCGTGGTACGTCTCGACCGGCAGGCTCGGCCTGATGCTCTTCGCCATCCGCGACGACGAGGACCGGGCGCGGGGGCTGGGCGTCCACACCACGTACGCGAAGCTCTTCGCCGTCGCGATCAGCGCCGGCCTGACGGCCATGGCCGGCGGCGTGTGGGCGTACTAC harbors:
- a CDS encoding branched-chain amino acid ABC transporter permease codes for the protein MHLVVQAIILGLLTGGVYALMASGLTLAFGVMRVINVAQGAMIVAGAYVSYTLFTDFNIDPFVSIVLMAPAAFAVGVLLQLVFLRPLRSDEREELSLLVTWAIALGIEGVLSVIYTTTYRATLPGYVNDSLTIAGYRIAVVRLVAFGISGAILLLLYLVLHRTRLGRSIRATVQNPTAARLLGVDAERVSAYGFGLSVATATAAGAVFGMVEPFNPGSHYDLISRLLTIVVLGGLGSLTGAVVAALLMGVSEAVLAATISPTWSSLVFFVILIAVLVVRPQGLMGATERGRL
- a CDS encoding branched-chain amino acid ABC transporter permease, giving the protein MRKLTVPGLARGIGFTALFVAFPFVFTESWVVNIGIFTVMYAALATAWNVLGGFSGYLSLGNAAFFGMGAYGEAILFQHISIGGGYRPFWVLPVIGLGVAVAALPVAWVAVRTRAATFAIVTISMLFIAQQLAFNLHSLTNGAQGLVMPLPPFPNTTFERPFYLAMVAVFALSVLLSWYVSTGRLGLMLFAIRDDEDRARGLGVHTTYAKLFAVAISAGLTAMAGGVWAYYIGFVYPQFAVDPLVTVGAVLMAFLGGRGTIWGPTLGALILVPAQQYLAFSEGASELYLVAYAAIFLGVMLLMPRGILPSIADLVAARRSSNGAHRADGPRAEMPEAVT